One window from the genome of Paraconexibacter algicola encodes:
- a CDS encoding sulfatase-like hydrolase/transferase produces the protein MSTDRRGFLAGGARLAAAASLGGLATAAVPAAAAPAPAGRRPNVLILMTDQERHQDRLPDHLPTPVRCWMDANGTRIDRFHASSMACSPSRACFWTGMYAPQQGIYGTFVLGTQFTMDPSIPTIGDLFKELGYRTAFFGKWHLSFPGEPPTNPEALLDLAKGSPLAGYGFDDSAISPPADVGGYNDGYTNDPIWTGQAVDWLKRHADDERPWLCVLSLLNPHDIQFYPRGFRVDWERPDYDPQLEPSFHAEPTLADKPTSQQRFREVAAVVAGTPRGTQDDPDYFRGHLNVYYDLIVGTDEMLGAAIRAVADAGALDDTVIVRTADHGELGSAHRLQNKGTTMYDEQNRVPFTVVYPKRFPRGGRSAALGEAVDLVPTLLEVAGAADPVARWPWLRGVSLVEALEHPERRGPRDHTLYRTDEYPITNVGTAVPTNSHIRAIYDGRYKFARYVAVADQHFAGPELRERQEYELYDTWNDPYEIRNLANDPGYAALAADLLAWLYEREAVSFTPVQVSAYGPRAPIRKLPEPPSLNATSNTIPNPWVGAAPGSYLTIPGPQPTPAAFLYEGGLPDLGLLGPRPSGADHARFFCELLPES, from the coding sequence ATGAGCACCGACCGGCGCGGGTTCCTCGCGGGCGGTGCGCGGCTGGCGGCGGCCGCGTCGCTCGGCGGCCTCGCGACCGCCGCGGTCCCCGCTGCCGCCGCGCCGGCGCCCGCGGGCCGGCGCCCGAACGTCCTGATCCTCATGACCGACCAGGAGCGCCACCAGGACCGCCTGCCGGACCACCTCCCGACCCCGGTGCGCTGCTGGATGGACGCCAACGGCACGCGGATCGACCGCTTCCACGCCTCCTCGATGGCCTGCTCCCCGTCGCGCGCGTGCTTCTGGACGGGCATGTACGCGCCGCAGCAGGGGATCTACGGGACCTTCGTGCTCGGCACGCAGTTCACCATGGACCCGTCGATCCCCACGATCGGCGACCTCTTCAAGGAGCTCGGGTACCGCACCGCGTTCTTCGGCAAGTGGCACCTCTCGTTCCCCGGCGAGCCGCCGACCAATCCGGAGGCGCTGCTCGACCTCGCGAAGGGCAGCCCGCTCGCCGGCTACGGCTTCGACGACTCCGCGATCTCCCCGCCCGCGGACGTCGGCGGCTACAACGACGGGTACACCAACGACCCGATCTGGACCGGCCAGGCGGTCGACTGGCTGAAGCGGCACGCCGACGACGAGCGGCCGTGGCTGTGCGTGCTGTCGCTGCTCAACCCGCACGACATCCAGTTCTACCCGCGCGGCTTCCGCGTCGACTGGGAGCGGCCGGACTACGACCCGCAGCTCGAGCCGTCCTTCCACGCCGAGCCGACGCTCGCGGACAAGCCGACGAGCCAGCAGCGCTTCCGCGAGGTCGCCGCGGTCGTCGCGGGCACGCCGCGCGGCACCCAGGACGACCCGGACTACTTCCGTGGCCACCTGAACGTCTACTACGACCTCATCGTCGGGACCGACGAGATGCTCGGGGCCGCGATCCGCGCGGTCGCGGACGCCGGGGCGCTCGACGACACCGTGATCGTCCGCACCGCCGACCACGGCGAGCTGGGCTCGGCGCACCGCCTGCAGAACAAGGGCACGACGATGTACGACGAGCAGAACCGCGTGCCGTTCACCGTCGTCTACCCGAAGCGGTTCCCGCGCGGCGGGCGCTCGGCCGCGCTCGGGGAGGCGGTCGACCTCGTGCCGACGCTGCTGGAGGTCGCGGGCGCCGCCGACCCGGTCGCGCGCTGGCCCTGGCTGCGGGGCGTGTCGCTCGTCGAGGCGCTCGAGCATCCCGAGCGGCGCGGCCCGCGCGACCACACGCTCTACCGCACCGACGAGTACCCGATCACGAACGTCGGCACCGCGGTCCCCACGAACAGCCACATCCGCGCGATCTACGACGGCCGCTACAAGTTCGCCCGCTACGTCGCGGTCGCCGACCAGCACTTCGCGGGACCGGAGCTGCGCGAGCGCCAGGAGTACGAGCTGTACGACACCTGGAACGACCCGTACGAGATCCGCAACCTCGCCAACGACCCCGGCTACGCGGCGCTCGCCGCCGACCTGCTCGCCTGGCTCTACGAGCGCGAGGCGGTGTCGTTCACCCCGGTGCAGGTGTCGGCCTACGGGCCGCGCGCCCCGATCCGCAAGCTGCCCGAGCCGCCGAGCCTCAACGCGACGTCGAACACGATCCCCAACCCGTGGGTCGGTGCGGCGCCCGGCAGCTACCTGACGATCCCCGGCCCGCAGCCGACCCCGGCCGCCTTCCTGTACGAGGGCGGCCTGCCCGACCTCGGCCTGCTCGGGCCCCGCCCGAGCGGGGCCGACCACGCCCGCTTCTTCTGCGAACTCCTCCCCGAAAGCTGA